The Agarilytica rhodophyticola genome has a window encoding:
- a CDS encoding SPFH domain-containing protein, which produces MDFGFVFTIAAATIGIVLLSKLVRIVPQNEAYIVERLGKYATTLEAGFHVLVPFVDRVAYKHSLKEFAIDVPSQQAITKDNVSLGIDGVLYLKVMDPKSASYGVENLSFAITQLAQTSMRAEIGKLTLDQTFESRDNINGEITRAIDEASNAWGTKVLRYEVKDISPPKSILDEMEKQMSAERERRVAVTTSEGYKTAQINEAEGDKQAKILRAEGDARSVEIEAISRAKSIKIIANAIRDGGETAVAQQLSEQYIAAFEKLAKEGTVALIPADSTDISGTVAKAFTAFDTLKTKVGTQGA; this is translated from the coding sequence ATGGATTTTGGTTTTGTTTTTACTATTGCTGCCGCCACCATAGGTATTGTTTTACTCAGCAAACTTGTACGTATTGTTCCACAGAATGAAGCTTACATCGTAGAGCGTTTGGGGAAGTATGCGACGACTCTCGAAGCGGGTTTTCATGTGTTGGTACCTTTCGTTGATCGAGTCGCCTATAAACATTCGCTAAAAGAGTTCGCGATTGATGTCCCTTCCCAGCAGGCGATCACAAAAGATAATGTATCTCTAGGCATTGATGGTGTTCTATATCTAAAAGTCATGGATCCCAAGTCCGCATCCTACGGTGTTGAAAACTTGAGTTTTGCGATCACCCAACTCGCCCAAACCAGTATGCGTGCAGAAATTGGTAAACTTACCTTGGATCAAACCTTTGAGTCACGGGATAACATAAACGGTGAAATTACCCGTGCCATAGATGAAGCTTCAAATGCATGGGGGACTAAAGTGCTGCGTTATGAAGTGAAAGATATCTCTCCACCTAAGTCGATTCTTGATGAAATGGAGAAGCAGATGTCAGCTGAACGGGAGCGTCGAGTCGCAGTGACTACCTCTGAAGGCTACAAAACAGCCCAAATCAATGAGGCTGAAGGAGACAAACAAGCGAAAATTCTCCGTGCTGAAGGCGATGCTAGATCTGTCGAAATTGAAGCCATTTCAAGAGCTAAGTCTATTAAAATTATTGCCAATGCGATTAGGGACGGGGGCGAAACCGCTGTCGCTCAACAATTGTCTGAGCAATATATTGCAGCCTTCGAGAAGTTAGCCAAAGAGGGCACCGTAGCTTTAATTCCAGCAGATAGTACAGACATCTCAGGTACCGTTGCCAAGGCATTTACTGCATTTGATACATTGAAAACAAAAGTAGGCACCCAAGGAGCATAG
- a CDS encoding NfeD family protein produces the protein MAESSPFLFFIIAGVALITAELLIFNMSLFWFLFVGIGALIAAVVVWFIPGVGWLYASVTFVIASALTSIALYKPLRRWQQKPGAMPGNDAIGQHVNVLEEISQAKSGKVTWSGAVWDAKLVGSSEPLQKGENAVIAEITGIVLLVQKP, from the coding sequence ATGGCCGAGTCCTCACCTTTTTTGTTTTTTATTATTGCAGGTGTTGCCCTTATCACCGCTGAGTTATTGATTTTTAACATGAGCCTATTTTGGTTTTTGTTCGTCGGTATTGGGGCTCTTATTGCTGCTGTTGTCGTTTGGTTTATACCTGGTGTAGGTTGGTTGTATGCTAGCGTTACTTTTGTAATCGCTTCAGCTTTAACATCTATCGCTCTTTATAAACCTCTTAGGCGATGGCAACAAAAGCCCGGTGCTATGCCGGGTAATGATGCTATTGGTCAGCATGTAAATGTACTAGAAGAGATCTCACAAGCCAAATCCGGCAAGGTGACTTGGTCTGGCGCTGTTTGGGATGCAAAACTTGTTGGTAGTAGCGAGCCTTTGCAAAAAGGAGAAAATGCTGTAATCGCTGAAATTACCGGGATAGTTCTGCTTGTACAAAAACCTTAG
- a CDS encoding FG-GAP repeat protein yields the protein MIKIPHRFFTLVQTKTLLAILFLFASQASSAKPAFPQQKIVASDGATEDFFSFSVAIHKDTALIGAFKADSKNKERDTGAAYVYTRKANTWQQQSKLIANDGKPGDTLGGNLAIYGKVAVVGAIGHDQNGENAGAAYVFENRGSKWQQQAKLMASDSKQGAAFGQSIAVNEDTIVIGAPHDNTKGKSSGAVYIFSRTSEGWQQQAKLIAKDTAAGDVFGISVAISGTTVLVGADLNDEKANNAGAAYVFIRTKSGWRQQAKLMANDGGDTDIFGVRVALSGDTALISARRDDHGAKGVDSGSAYIFTRSAKTWRQQAKLIAPDAKADDRFGRDVALVGDTAVIGAMHRDEKGENAGAAYLYTRSHNLWKFTDKLIADDGAAGDLFGWSVGLSENSAVIGTPRNDDAGSESGSAYIFDLSAEDN from the coding sequence ATGATAAAAATACCACACCGTTTTTTTACATTAGTACAAACAAAAACCCTGTTAGCCATATTGTTTTTGTTTGCTTCTCAAGCATCCTCTGCAAAACCAGCCTTTCCTCAACAAAAAATTGTGGCTAGCGATGGTGCTACTGAAGATTTTTTCAGTTTTAGCGTTGCCATTCACAAAGACACTGCGTTAATTGGGGCTTTTAAAGCCGATAGTAAAAACAAAGAACGTGATACGGGCGCAGCCTATGTTTATACTCGCAAGGCCAATACTTGGCAGCAGCAATCAAAACTAATAGCTAATGACGGTAAACCGGGGGATACCTTGGGGGGTAATCTTGCTATATATGGAAAAGTAGCGGTTGTTGGTGCGATAGGCCATGATCAAAATGGCGAAAATGCAGGCGCAGCTTATGTTTTTGAGAATAGAGGCTCAAAGTGGCAACAGCAAGCTAAACTGATGGCCAGTGATAGTAAACAAGGTGCAGCATTCGGCCAAAGTATTGCAGTGAATGAGGATACTATCGTTATTGGCGCTCCTCACGATAACACAAAGGGCAAAAGTTCAGGCGCAGTATATATATTTTCCCGCACATCTGAAGGTTGGCAACAACAGGCAAAACTTATAGCCAAAGATACTGCAGCGGGTGACGTATTCGGCATCAGTGTTGCTATCTCAGGCACTACAGTACTTGTAGGTGCCGATTTAAATGATGAAAAAGCCAATAATGCTGGCGCTGCTTATGTATTTATTCGAACTAAATCTGGTTGGCGACAGCAGGCCAAACTGATGGCCAATGATGGTGGCGATACTGATATTTTTGGAGTTCGAGTAGCGCTTTCTGGCGATACAGCTTTAATTTCAGCTCGCAGGGACGATCATGGCGCAAAAGGTGTAGATAGCGGTTCGGCCTATATCTTTACTCGATCAGCAAAGACTTGGCGGCAACAAGCAAAGCTTATTGCACCAGACGCTAAGGCGGACGATAGGTTTGGTCGTGATGTGGCGCTGGTAGGCGACACTGCAGTAATTGGGGCAATGCATCGTGATGAAAAAGGTGAGAATGCGGGGGCAGCCTACCTTTATACTCGCTCACACAATTTATGGAAATTCACAGACAAACTCATCGCAGATGATGGCGCAGCAGGGGATTTATTTGGATGGAGCGTAGGCTTGAGTGAAAACTCAGCCGTTATCGGCACTCCTCGCAATGATGATGCCGGCAGCGAATCTGGCTCAGCTTATATATTTGACCTTAGCGCTGAGGATAACTAA